The nucleotide sequence CTTTGAACTCTTTATGAAGTGggaacatttaatatttaatttattcttcAGATGTAATAAGGCTTCGTGAATATGTAAACATAcgaaatatcatttgatttgGCATTTGCTAGCTTGTAATTCGTCtttctttatttgaaattgttttctaaaatatatatgatacacattttattctcctagtattttttttctttactacAAAACTCATGGTAATTTCATTTGTATGCGGACATGTTGatttatgtatttgaaatagCAGTCAGCATATCGCAATAAGagcttcaaattttaattcaGAAATCATTCGTTTTGTGCGCTAAAATTGGCCCTTGTAAttaacgggggggggggggggggtaaaactGTTTAATAACTGCTCCCTGACTTAGCAGGCATAAAGAAAAGGCCAAAAGCAAATTACTTAACTAAATACGCTGGCtatattattatactttaaGTGTACGAAAAGACAGCTAAATTGTTAATTGCAAAATTAaagttcaaatgaaatatttatattttaaaattatctacCTACCTTAGATATAGTGATAAAGCTAACAATAGTGGTTATctaatacatgtaaatacacGTTGATAATTAAACGAAATAGGGGATCATTCCAACTTTAGGGTTAATACTTCTAGAAAGAGAAGATGTGACGCCCGAATACCGGGTTCTGGGGGACGAAGGTGACATTAGGTTTAACACCAGGTACCAGCATCTTGAGGTCAAGTTGATTCAAAATTACTCAAATGGTCAAGAACCATATATTTTGCTACtaagtgtttaaataaattgacaCATATTTAACGTTTTATGTTGAATTAAGATGACATAGACAAATTTTAAGGGAACTCTTATCACTTTTCTTAatcgaaaaaataaaacatgcgCAAAAATTTTACGTTAAAcagaataaaatttaaaataccgTCATATATATCAAGATACGGAATACACTATGTCTTAAGAATTACCGAAACtaacatcaaattcactttagcaAAAGAAATAAGTGAAAtttgaatgttatatttatatatatataaagcatacTGAGTGAACTGGTGGAAAATCGATCCCTACCATACATATTCAGGAGCTCAAACATATTGATGTATTCAGTCAACTTCTCGATACATGGGTACCCCATGTACCAATCGCTCTCAATAGCTCTAAACATGCGTATGGTTAAATTTCGCTGGAAGGATACAATCATCgatatattaaatcattaacgTCATGTCATCGATACAAGTTGACATGATTGAGTGTTTTCTACGCAGCTAACTTAATATTTAAGGATcctttttgtaaatttattttaacgaaCGTTTTGgtttagtttgttttcattaaaaacaagcAATGGTGATCGATGTGATAACGATAATTTTAACGTGTTTTGTAATCCACGTGACTACTGGAGGTTTAAATGGGTGTGGCAGCTCCCTTTTCCAATACCAGAAACATGTGCGTAGGGATTATGAACGGCCGTCAACTGAGGTGTTTGTTACAGAACAGGggtttgaaatatgtaaaaccTTGGATTCTAAGAAGCCTAAAGCGGAATGTTACAGTGCCAGGTAAATACCACAAGtgtgtacccccccccccccccttgcgTACCGAAAATCCCCTTTCTACTCGAATCCTGGGTTAAGACCACGTAAACGATTTTACTGCTTACAGAATAGTGCCTAATTCTTGGCAGAGTTTTCATACAATTTTCAAACGGACATCAAATCATTTGTTCTAAACCTTTGATGGGGTTTGTAATAGGTTGTAATTAATGATACTGGGGATAGCGGGGTAAATGGTTCGTGTATTTACCTTCATTGTGGCCGCGCAGTGCcgtgtgaatgcggtggttaTGTTTTTACGCCgagaatagcggggaattgggCCTAACATAAGATGTCCCGGTGATGTGGATGCATttggcgaggattttacccgcGGTTTGTCCCCGCAGGCTGGGGATTTACCTGgaattggctggaccgaaagacaaagtccccgctattccccggaccggggggaggggcgtggttagaattgactggtgcattatagtGAATATATTGAAGGAACGATGGAAATGATTGATTTGAGAGAAAAATGTTCAGTTTcgatcaatttcatttttggcTGTATCTATTTTACAAACTCACTGTTTCCTCTAACATTCCCAATTCATTGACTACACAAGACGAAActattgaatatttcaatgtttaaaagaaatttgtaaGATGTATAGCGCTTGGACAATGCTGttacaaatacatacacatgcaacACAAACATTCGACAATACATTCTTATCCAAAATCGATATCCTCAATCAtgctacatgtatttgcatTATAAACCATTGAAACATCACTACATCTGATTTTGTCTGTCAAAAAGTAATTTCCATAGTGTTTATAACGATATTCCAAGTTGCAACGCTGAATTACCAATATAAAGCAATATCGATGGACTGACCACTAAATTAGGTAAATATCATAACAAGTTCGTAATGACCAATGGAATTATCATACAGACAAAATTATTTCCCGCCTAATTCATTACATTCAAACGTCGGAAAATACATTTCTCATTACGAAGCTTTGCAACAACTAGGGAACAAACTACTCATTGTGGATATTGTTCAGTAATGATAGATGgataattctttatttcctccttttGAAGAAGAGATTGAACATGGCATTGTATACATATactacataaacataattataagtgAGATcgagtatatatacatatatacatggaaCATAGTTGTTGGACTTAATTGCATGTAATATATAAGACAATGGAAATAGAATTTCAATGTCTATAAGTACTTAtgatttaacaatacaatatagattaaaggaaaataattgcGATAGTTAATTCGTGTTGCAATTTATACTATACATGGAATAACTCAGTGCacattatgattttataaaactataattgtttttaatgccAATAGCCTAATGCCTAATTGAGCCGAAAGCGAAAACGATTAGACAGTgatatggaaataataatatgatcTGTGATAAATTATTAAGTCATCGTTATCTGATTTCAttggcaaaaaatgtttattgccAATTTCATGTTGTGTAATTGAGACGAAAGCGAAAGAAATTAGACAAATGCTTGGCTAcgtattttacaataatttataataaattatattgatgagTAAGAATTCTGACTTTCAGGCGTAATATTGACACAGTTGAACGCTGCGTGAATGTAATGTCCTAAGTCTGTTTTAGGAACACAAACGGTTTAACAAGTAAATGCGAATATCTTGTAATGACCTTATACAGAGATACCCGTAATTCGTCGGTAAGATTTAAGTATGTAAAACCGGAATACATCGCGACAATTTGCTTTCGAAATCTTAGCTTACAAAAGCTAGTAAACATATCATTTCATAACAAAGAATGCAGTTAACGCCAAAGTAAGTGTCGAATACTATCATTATTGATGCAAAAGAAAAGTATATGGTGCACGATGGATtcagtttacattttacaatgcGGGTAAATATTCACGTACGGTTTAGAAAACAGTACTATTTCaaagtattgtttatatttgatatatttcatacacatcttaaaataacattcaaaaaaaGGTATGAGTAAATATAGATGCTTCTTTATTAGTATTAGTTTGTACATCATGATTGGCCAACGTTCAAAATGTGGTTTAATGCAATCACATATCCAAAATCCTTAGGCATATCAGTAAATGACGAAAAAgattatatttcaatgataacatgttgGGTATGCATATGTCCGAAGGAAATTATGGTTGATAATATTGTtgcaatagtttaagcccggaattatagatattttggTTTTCCCAAACTAAACCTCCGGtataaaaatataccaaaaatatacacGCGTTACTTCCGAAACAATAGTCAATGATCTAGTACATGGATTTCAATAgtatgaaattcaccttttatttgtaccggcatgttatgtgaattccggGCTTTATATATTCGTAACCGTTGTGTGGTTTTTAAAATGGGCAAACTCAACAATTGAGAGACAGCGACATAGATGGTTACgtttaacattttaatcatgtaGAATTATTTGCAGTCGGTCTCATACCAGCTCGCATGAAAAAGTATAGGCTTTATTTGGGGAATACTGTGTTTGCCAACgctgggaccatctggtgtctattcCCTTTTTTATGTTATCTATctaaatattgaataacttgTAGTTACCTCATTATATTTTCAAGCTTTGCTGAGTTAAACATTGAGCTTTGTGGCCTGTTTCCAAAACTGTCGGAATACCGTTCGGCTGTTGACAAAAATGACCTTTAGGATAACGGGGATGAATGTTGCGGAACGTAAGTTGAACGATTGTGTTAGTCTTTTGTTGCCACCAACTTTTTAAAGGCATAATCAAGGGTCAGTCAAATGGCAAGGAATTTTGAAAGTAGTTTTATTTATCGTCGGTGGTGGAAACTCAGGACTGTCAGGattgattttattcaaaaataaatgttgtttttgaaattgaattgaaacAACTGACGACTCCACTCTTGCGAAAAGGTTTTAATCCTTCTGGTATATACGAGTACAGacgtatgtatatataaagacgCCAAGCTGTTTGACGAAATAACCAAATCAAGATACCGCATGGAAATGGAAGTAAAATATACGTGTGTACTGTATAGTAGAACGCTGAACAAGGGATGTCGTTGAACACTGATCTAGGGAGATCACTGCGAATAATATTGCAtttaacttttatgtatttacagGATTTCAGCAGTTATTCCGTATTCCAATATTGAACTTCGCAACATGACTAGCGCCAACGGAGACCCGTGTTTTATTATCCAGCTTTACGCAAGAGCGACATGTGGGTAAGTTTACTTATAATGCATAACATTTCCATCAAACACAATTGCAATGCCACGATGTATGACTGTTTTTCAGCGAaacatcgtcggatacccatGGCCGACACAAACCGTTACTTTGTATTCATCTGAGTAACGGACAACGTCAGCCGTTTGTATCCGACGACAGCAGCGAAATGAAATTAGTTTGAACAGCTCCATGTACAATGTATGGGGTTGTAGAAGTGTAAAATTGTACAAGTACACTTTACAAACTTAACATTTCAGGCTAAAGAACTGTGAAGTATGCCAGTTGGTGACCACGATACATTATTTGTACTCCTTCAACTACATCAAGTGTGCCTTGCAATTTGAACCGTTTGAAATTCCAACATACTGCTCATGTCAAAGTAAGAAATAAGATAAACGTTGGTCCCTGTCCACTTTCACTTCATATCCGTATTATATCACGCATTGCTGCATCGTTGCTCTATATGTTAGACGACGACATGCAAACAATAATATTCAACGGCATGAACCGTACTGTATTTGCTGTAACCAAGTTGATATTGAGGATGAGTACCATATTATGTGTATATGCTGATGTAATATAGTTACTAGCCGGAACAAATACACCATAATTATTAAGTACGCCCCACCCCACGTGTTTAAATACCACAAACTATGAAACTGTTAGCTGGTGTGAGTTGATTTAGCTCTACAAATCTATCAGAACAGTTCATTCTTTGCTTTCAAACGATTTCCAATTTCCAATACTAGaatgttgatttaaacatattttattgcctgttttctttcaacatgattggtatttacaacaatgatatagaGTATACAGAAAGCAAATGGGTTGGACACAAGTTCTAACAACAATAGTAACGTCTTTCTCGTACTAGAAcgttaatttgttaatttgttataaTCTTACACATGTTTATACAACAATAAATACTTTAAGATACCGGGttatatatgcttatttttcgAACATATCAAGTTCATATTTACACCTTTATTACATACACACACTagtatttataatgatttcTTATTAACCAATTCATTTTGTGTAaatcataatacatgtacaaatctGTGCTGTTAatatttgttctgttttattaaattatacataGGTGTCGACCATGATTTTGTGTTCCGAcacaatgtttgttttgtattgataaaaatactgtaattaaacaaaaaacagagCAATGTAAACACTTGTTATTCTGGTTTATTCTTAAACATACAATTGATATTGAGAGTCCCGTTCTGCAAGCATTGGTCAAATCCGAGCACTTGGGGATAATACCTTACAAAAGCGTAACACATCTCAGCCTGGACAATAGAAATGTAATCCGGGCAATGACTAGTCATCTTAGAACACGTGAATTTGAGATTTTTTGTCCACTTAACATGGATGTTATATGGTTTGTGTGCTGATGTAATTACTACTTTATTAATGACAAACACTACTCGTAGATGTTTAAGTCATTATTTCACTATGGACTAAAATTGTCCATTTAATATTGAAACTGTACATTGAAactattacaaaatgttttatatttctttactGTAAACTCTATCTGTAAATGTTATAGTTCGTATCTAACGATGcattttaagaatataattCTACATGTCTTACCGTCGACCCCTGTCCAAAGGTTGTCATATTGGCCCGTTCCCTGTTACCATCCACACTGTTATACCAGCAAGTCAGCCGTACACTGTCACCTTTGGAATTACCAAGATGTTTGAACATATAAGTGATTCAGGTCAGTGATTCAATATAATTCAGTATATGGAGTATTCTCTCTATGAAGTTGAAAGTCAGGGGATCTCAATTTGTATCATAAACTGCATTTCCAGATACCAGATAACAAAAGTTAATATCTTAAATTACCTGATGTTAATAGTAGCTTAAGTGTTTAAATGATGCCGATTCCGAACTAAGCATTCGCATTTACATCGATATATGTTAATCCGTGTACCATGCAGGATTAATAATTGTGATGCGGGCTTTCAAGTGACCAATATCGAAAAAAGGGATAAAAGTAGGAGATTTTCCTTTGATAACAGTAGGGTAAAATAGGGACATTAAGGGCAAAAAGGAGAGATAGTAGAGCTCTTTATACTTAGGCGTTTGGATGCAAATAAATGACTGCTTAACCTATTCATCAATTGTGATGTACACGTAGTTATCATTGCTATGAAACCAGTGCCACAAGAGGGATTCAGCCACATGATGTGCAGATGAACCTTAAATGGGTGTCTCTGACTAATGATCATGCACC is from Mya arenaria isolate MELC-2E11 chromosome 9, ASM2691426v1 and encodes:
- the LOC128203500 gene encoding uncharacterized protein LOC128203500, encoding MVIDVITIILTCFVIHVTTGGLNGCGSSLFQYQKHVRRDYERPSTEVFVTEQGFEICKTLDSKKPKAECYSARISAVIPYSNIELRNMTSANGDPCFIIQLYARATCGLKNCEVCQLVTTIHYLYSFNYIKCALQFEPFEIPTYCSCQSKK